The Trachemys scripta elegans isolate TJP31775 chromosome 6, CAS_Tse_1.0, whole genome shotgun sequence genome includes a window with the following:
- the TMEM215 gene encoding transmembrane protein 215 gives MRPDDINPRTGLVVALVSVFLVFGFMFTVSGMKGETLGDIPLLAIGPAICLPGIAAIALTRKTDGCTKWPDNKRPCSKKAKDKEVVELLRTPSDLESGKGSCDELAKKAYLQDRKVLKGEDSVSICTTTTTTTTMGECKSLIKRVDQEEMLRYLETCYPEMPGNVLVGEGPTYSALEKKSSPPWDSAACPDTEDNIFVAPKDSIIVCSYKENSPYDRYCCYINPTGVSSDHETIV, from the coding sequence ATGAGACCAGACGACATTAACCCTAGGACGGGACTAGTGGTGGCTTTGGTCAGCGTCTTCCTTGTTTTTGGCTTCATGTTTACCGTTTCTGGGATGAAAGGGGAGACCCTGGGAGACATCCCCCTCCTGGCAATAGGACCTGCTATTTGCTTGCCGGGCATAGCTGCCATTGCACTAACGAGGAAAACAGATGGCTGCACCAAATGGCCTGACAACAAGCGTCCCTGCAGCAAAAAGGCGAAAGACAAGGAAGTGGTGGAGCTGCTGAGAACGCCCTCGGATCTGGAATCGGGCAAAGGCAGCTGCGATGAGCTAGCCAAGAAGGCATACCTGCAGGACAGGAAAGTGCTGAAGGGAGAGGACTCTGTGTCCATCTgcaccaccaccacaaccaccaccaccatgggAGAATGCAAGAGCCTGATCAAAAGGGTGgaccaggaggagatgctgagatACCTGGAGACCTGCTACCCGGAGATGCCAGGGAACGTGCTCGTGGGAGAGGGTCCCACTTACAGTGCCTTGGAGAAGAAGAGTTCTCCTCCCTGGGACAGTGCTGCCTGCCCTGACACAGAGGACAACATTTTTGTGGCTCCAAAAGACAGTATAATTGTTTGTTCCTACAAGGAGAATAGCCCTTACGACAGATATTGTTGTTACATAAACCCTACTGGAGTCAGCTCGGACCATGAGACTATAGTTTGA